The following are encoded together in the Salvia hispanica cultivar TCC Black 2014 chromosome 6, UniMelb_Shisp_WGS_1.0, whole genome shotgun sequence genome:
- the LOC125195959 gene encoding acyl-CoA-binding domain-containing protein 6 isoform X3 — MPLASSIAVCNQAYVCCRLRKDGVSGATNEVNAVTDSISRLDIGDVSDLKPEVSSEKSAFPSISECKCGMPLCICEAPAPSKDSMSSQPFTAPSYNPVQSFPKPKKTEPTPKSRGSTSNSRQGNLFNPGQVSNPSEDISSAEYEITGEGLREAIKNGDTDAAKKLLSQGVDANYRDKQGSSLLHLAAVFNQTEIVFALMDHKASLDCKNSQGETPLDCAPATLQYKMKQKMKDDAN, encoded by the exons ATGCCGCTTGCTTCTTCGATAGCTG TATGTAATCAAGCTTATGTTTGCTGTAGACTGAGGAAGGATGGCGTGTCAGGTGCCACAAATGAAGTTAATGCTGTAACTGATTCCATTTCTAGATTAGATATAGGTGATGTTTCTGATTTGAAACCTGAAGTTAGTTCCGAGAAATCTGCTTTCCCTAGCATTTCAGAATGCAAGTGTGGAATGCCTTTATGCATTTGCGAAGCACCAGCTCCTTCAAAGGATTCTATGTCATCACAG CCATTTACTGCACCCTCATATAACCCTGTTCAATCATTTCCAAAGCCTAAAAAGACAGAACCAACTCCTAAAAGTAGAGGATCAACATCAAACAGTAGGCAAGG TAATCTTTTCAATCCTGGTCAAGTTTCCAACCCTTCTGAGGATATATCATCCGCTGAATATGAAATCACTGGAGAG GGCTTGAGAGAAGCAATTAAAAATGGCGACACGGATGCTGCCAAGAAGCTTTTGAGTCAG GGAGTGGATGCTAATTATCGCGACAAGCAAGGCTCGTCTTTACTACACTTG GCAGCAGTTTTCAATCAAACTGAGATAGTTTTTGCTCTCATGGACCATAAAGCAAGTTTGGACTGCAAGAATTCACAAG GTGAAACACCTCTAGATTGTGCTCCTGCCACATTGCAGTACAAAATGAAACAGAAGATGAAAGACGATGCAAACTAA
- the LOC125195959 gene encoding uncharacterized protein LOC125195959 isoform X2, with translation MFHFVQSILPYLSGQLDRKLPYLNPVEHARNIRSRNQEHSALCNQAYVCCRLRKDGVSGATNEVNAVTDSISRLDIGDVSDLKPEVSSEKSAFPSISECKCGMPLCICEAPAPSKDSMSSQPFTAPSYNPVQSFPKPKKTEPTPKSRGSTSNSRQGNLFNPGQVSNPSEDISSAEYEITGEGLREAIKNGDTDAAKKLLSQGVDANYRDKQGSSLLHLAAVFNQTEIVFALMDHKASLDCKNSQGETPLDCAPATLQYKMKQKMKDDAN, from the exons ATGTTTCATTTTGTGCAAAGTATATTACCTTATCTCTCTGGTCAACTGGACAGAAAACTGCCATATCTGAACCCTGTGGAGCATGCAAGAAACATCAGATCAAGAAATCAGGAACATAGTGCAT TATGTAATCAAGCTTATGTTTGCTGTAGACTGAGGAAGGATGGCGTGTCAGGTGCCACAAATGAAGTTAATGCTGTAACTGATTCCATTTCTAGATTAGATATAGGTGATGTTTCTGATTTGAAACCTGAAGTTAGTTCCGAGAAATCTGCTTTCCCTAGCATTTCAGAATGCAAGTGTGGAATGCCTTTATGCATTTGCGAAGCACCAGCTCCTTCAAAGGATTCTATGTCATCACAG CCATTTACTGCACCCTCATATAACCCTGTTCAATCATTTCCAAAGCCTAAAAAGACAGAACCAACTCCTAAAAGTAGAGGATCAACATCAAACAGTAGGCAAGG TAATCTTTTCAATCCTGGTCAAGTTTCCAACCCTTCTGAGGATATATCATCCGCTGAATATGAAATCACTGGAGAG GGCTTGAGAGAAGCAATTAAAAATGGCGACACGGATGCTGCCAAGAAGCTTTTGAGTCAG GGAGTGGATGCTAATTATCGCGACAAGCAAGGCTCGTCTTTACTACACTTG GCAGCAGTTTTCAATCAAACTGAGATAGTTTTTGCTCTCATGGACCATAAAGCAAGTTTGGACTGCAAGAATTCACAAG GTGAAACACCTCTAGATTGTGCTCCTGCCACATTGCAGTACAAAATGAAACAGAAGATGAAAGACGATGCAAACTAA
- the LOC125195960 gene encoding E3 ubiquitin-protein ligase RHA2A-like, with protein sequence MAVSDQFVLCKAALIFAVTRWLLSLALNLLTKSIASPQPSSSCCSGSSSPAANLRLLKGSLSLTTYGEMEQRLPEGHDESCAVCLNGLKKSSHVWELSNCCHVFHKHCLERWLAYDNRLTCPLCRASLIDARPLPPASLPEQPSWAVERMLYLFGDDLLP encoded by the coding sequence ATGGCTGTGAGTGATCAGTTTGTGCTATGCAAAGCAGCTCTGATATTTGCAGTGACAAGATGGCTCCTGTCTTTGGCTCTCAACCTCCTCACCAAATCCATAGCTTCTCCTCAGCCCTCCTCATCCTGCTGCTCGGGCTCCTCGTCTCCCGCGGCCAACCTGAGGCTGCTGAAGGGGAGCCTCTCCCTCACCACGTACGGCGAGATGGAGCAGCGGCTGCCGGAGGGGCACGACGAGTCGTGCGCCGTATGCTTGAATGGCCTGAAAAAGAGCAGCCATGTGTGGGAGCTGAGCAACTGCTGCCATGTCTTCCACAAGCACTGCCTTGAGAGGTGGCTGGCTTACGACAACCGGCTGACCTGCCCTCTCTGCCGGGCCTCCTTGATCGACGCGAGGCCGCTGCCGCCGGCTTCGCTGCCGGAGCAGCCGAGCTGGGCGGTGGAGCGGATGCTTTACTTGTTTGGAGATGATCTGCTTCCTTGA
- the LOC125193734 gene encoding glucan endo-1,3-beta-glucosidase 5-like: protein MVCLQYLLMAIFFLLGENLVADGFACNWGLQASHPLPPDIVVKLMKDNGFDKVKLFEADPYALEALGKSGIQVMVGIPNDMLAGIASSVRIAEQWVEKNVSHFISNLGVDIRYVAVGNEPFLKTYNDKFTQITFPALQNIQAALIKAGLGRDVKATVPLNADVYQSDSGAPSGGDFRPDIHALMLSIVKFLSDNAAPLTINIYPFLSLYADSHFPLEFAFFDGGAAPIVDGPATYTNVFDANYDTLITALERNGFPNLPVIVGEIGWPTDGDANANPRLARRFNQGLIARINGGRGTPKRPALPDIYMFSLLDEDIKSIDPGNFERHWGVFYFDGVVKYPLALGRGRNLTAAKGVRYLARQWCVMAPDADLADPGLGAGMSTACTYADCTSLGAGSSCGQLDARGNASYAFNMYYQTVNQQKGACERFGKLSVITRIDPGYHAGSCRYVIMIDSGKHEVAKKPRTSAADGGVAGFVVVTAMVVVVVQLVFGF, encoded by the exons ATGGTTTGTCTCCAATATTTATTGATGgccatttttttcttgttggGTGAAAACCTAGTTGCCGATGGGTTCGCCTGCAACTGGGGATTGCAGGCGTCCCACCCTCTTCCGCCCGACATCGTGGTCAAGCTGATGAAGGACAACGGGTTTGACAAAGTGAAGTTGTTCGAGGCCGACCCCTATGCCTTGGAGGCTCTTGGCAAGTCTGGCATTCAAGTCATGGTCGGGATCCCTAACGACATGTTGGCTGGTATCGCGAGTAGTGTCCGTATCGCGGAGCAATGGGTCGAGAAGAATGTTTCCCACTTTATCTCCAATCTAGGGGTCGATATCAG ATATGTTGCAGTCGGAAATGAGccatttttgaaaacctaCAACGACAAGTTCACCCAAATCACCTTCCCAGCGCTGCAGAACATCCAGGCAGCGCTGATCAAGGCGGGCCTGGGCCGCGACGTGAAGGCGACCGTCCCCCTCAACGCGGACGTCTACCAGTCGGACTCGGGCGCGCCCTCGGGCGGCGACTTCCGCCCGGACATCCACGCGCTCATGCTCTCGATCGTCAAGTTCCTGAGCGACAACGCGGCCCCACTCACCATCAACATCTACCCCTTCCTCAGCCTCTACGCCGACTCCCACTTCCCCCTCGAATTCGCCTTCTTCGACGGGGGCGCGGCCCCCATCGTCGACGGCCCCGCCACCTACACCAACGTCTTCGACGCGAACTACGACACCCTCATCACAGCCCTCGAGAGGAACGGCTTCCCCAACCTCCCCGTCATCGTGGGCGAGATCGGCTGGCCCACGGACGGGGACGCCAACGCCAACCCCCGCCTGGCCAGGCGATTCAACCAGGGCTTGATCGCCCGGATCAACGGGGGCCGGGGCACCCCCAAGCGGCCCGCCCTGCCCGATATATACATGTTCTCGTTGCTCGACGAGGACATCAAGAGCATCGATCCCGGGAACTTCGAGCGGCATTGGGGGGTGTTTTACTTCGACGGCGTCGTGAAGTACCCCCTCGCTTTGGGGCGGGGGAGGAACCTCACGGCGGCGAAGGGGGTTCGGTATCTGGCGCGGCAGTGGTGTGTCATGGCGCCGGATGCTGACCTGGCGGATCCGGGGCTGGGGGCGGGCATGAGCACGGCGTGCACGTACGCGGACTGCACGAGCCTTGGGGCGGGGTCGTCGTGCGGGCAGTTGGACGCGAGGGGGAACGCGTCGTATGCGTTTAATATGTATTATCAGACGGTGAATCAGCAGAAGGGGGCGTGTGAGAGGTTTGGGAAGCTGTCGGTGATAACGAGGATTGATCCGGGGTATCATGCTGGTTCTTGTAGGTATGTGATTATGATTGATAGTGGGAAGCATGAGGTGGCCAAGAAGCCGAGGACGTCGGCGGCAGATGGGGGTGTGGCTGGTTTTGTGGTGGTGACGgcgatggtggtggtggtggttcagcttgtttttggtttttga
- the LOC125195959 gene encoding hepatocyte growth factor-regulated tyrosine kinase substrate isoform X1 — protein MSVEPPPFQEASRCDVCKCSFSTFRRRHHCRCCGRTLCAEHSSDQMPLPQFAIHTNVRVCANCFNDRSGLRKDGVSGATNEVNAVTDSISRLDIGDVSDLKPEVSSEKSAFPSISECKCGMPLCICEAPAPSKDSMSSQPFTAPSYNPVQSFPKPKKTEPTPKSRGSTSNSRQGNLFNPGQVSNPSEDISSAEYEITGEGLREAIKNGDTDAAKKLLSQGVDANYRDKQGSSLLHLAAVFNQTEIVFALMDHKASLDCKNSQGETPLDCAPATLQYKMKQKMKDDAN, from the exons ATGTCCGTTGAGCCGCCGCCCTTCCAGGAAGCCTCTCGCTGCGATGTCTGCAAATGCAGCTTCTCCACCTTCCGCCGCCGG CATCATTGCCGATGTTGTGGCCGTACTTTATGTGCTGAACATTCTTCTGATCAAATG CCGTTGCCACAATTTGCCATTCATACGAACGTGCGAGTTTGTGCTAATTGCTTCAATGACAGATCTGG ACTGAGGAAGGATGGCGTGTCAGGTGCCACAAATGAAGTTAATGCTGTAACTGATTCCATTTCTAGATTAGATATAGGTGATGTTTCTGATTTGAAACCTGAAGTTAGTTCCGAGAAATCTGCTTTCCCTAGCATTTCAGAATGCAAGTGTGGAATGCCTTTATGCATTTGCGAAGCACCAGCTCCTTCAAAGGATTCTATGTCATCACAG CCATTTACTGCACCCTCATATAACCCTGTTCAATCATTTCCAAAGCCTAAAAAGACAGAACCAACTCCTAAAAGTAGAGGATCAACATCAAACAGTAGGCAAGG TAATCTTTTCAATCCTGGTCAAGTTTCCAACCCTTCTGAGGATATATCATCCGCTGAATATGAAATCACTGGAGAG GGCTTGAGAGAAGCAATTAAAAATGGCGACACGGATGCTGCCAAGAAGCTTTTGAGTCAG GGAGTGGATGCTAATTATCGCGACAAGCAAGGCTCGTCTTTACTACACTTG GCAGCAGTTTTCAATCAAACTGAGATAGTTTTTGCTCTCATGGACCATAAAGCAAGTTTGGACTGCAAGAATTCACAAG GTGAAACACCTCTAGATTGTGCTCCTGCCACATTGCAGTACAAAATGAAACAGAAGATGAAAGACGATGCAAACTAA
- the LOC125195820 gene encoding probable protein phosphatase 2C 44: MEKKRPSKGCSPLGLIKKIAGLEGSSPDTGKGKSKSSPITNQVSHGFHLVKGQSGHDMEDYHVAEYRKKRDHVLGLFAIYDGHLGDRVPTYLKDNLFDNILREPNFWEDPTSAIINAYHSTDKLILEKSMQLGPGGSTAVTAIVIDGKHLWVANIGDSRAVICRNKIAEQLSVDHEPHSEKKRIEKQGGFVTTLPGDVPRVNGQLAVARAFGDENLKAHLSSEPDVRGIRIDSTTQFVILASDGLWKVMSNQEAVDVVKNIKDPQAAAKRLTTEALTRKSKDDISCIVIRFG, from the exons atggagaagaagcgCCCTTCTAAAGGCTGCAGCCCTCTTGGCTTGATCAAG AAAATTGCTGGTTTAGAAGGTTCTTCACCCGATACTGGAAAAGGGAAGAGCAAGTCTTCACCGATCACGAACCAAGTGAGCCATGGCTTCCACTTGGTGAAAGGGCAATCGGGTCATGACATGGAAGACTACCATGTTGCTGAGTACAGGAAGAAGAGGGATCATGTTCTTGGTTTGTTTGCAATCTACGATGGCCACCTAGGCGATCGTGTCCCCACTTATCTAAAGGATAATCTCTTCGACAATATACTGCGAGAG CCTAATTTTTGGGAGGATCCCACTTCGGCTATAATAAACGCGTATCATTCAACCGATAAACTCATCCTAGAGAAATCCATGCAATTAGGACCGGGTGGCTCGACTGCAGTTACTGCAATTGTCATCGATGGAAAGCACCTGTGGGTGGCAAACATTGGAGATTCGAGGGCGGTCATTTGTAGGAATAAAATTGCGGAACAGCTCTCCGTGGACCACGAGCCCCATAGTGAGAAGAAGAGGATCGAGAAGCAGGGTGGTTTTGTGACGACTCTTCCCG GTGATGTACCTCGTGTCAACGGCCAGCTTGCTGTTGCACGCGCCTTTGGGGACGAGAATCTCAAAGCACATTTGAGTTCGGAGCCCGATGTGCGTGGCATACGCATTGACTCGACCACACAGTTTGTCATATTGGCTAGTGATGGCTTGTGGAAG GTAATGAGCAACCAAGAGGCGGTCGACGTGGTAAAGAACATCAAGGACCCTCAAGCAGCTGCGAAGCGTCTGACCACGGAGGCTTTGACGAGAAAGAGCAAAGACGACATATCGTGCATTGTGATTCGCTTCGGCTGA